Proteins encoded within one genomic window of Humulus lupulus chromosome 1, drHumLupu1.1, whole genome shotgun sequence:
- the LOC133796883 gene encoding UDP-glucose flavonoid 3-O-glucosyltransferase 7-like: MEETKARQLHVFFFPFMAQGHTMPTMDMAKLFASRGLKATIVTTSYYAQNFSKTIEKSRAFLGTQVEVLTIKIPCSEVGLPEGIESVHMVSSPENRLKFFEACGKLRPQLDHLLKRHRPDCLVADTFFPWAPNVAAESGIPTLIFHSTGYFSLCASLCVFLYRPQTKVSSDSEPFIIPNLPDQIELTRDKLPVDFLREDLETEFSSLYKATRKMEMGGSYGVLVNSFYELESAYVDHYRKVLGVKSWQIGPLCLYNKRAREAESSVDRHECLKWLDSKTPNSVIYMSFGSVANFNDEQLMEIATGLEASGKLFIWVVKREKKEGVKEEWLPEGFEGRMKGRGLIVRGWVPQVSILEHVAVGGFMTHCGWNSTLEGVSAGVPMVTWPIAAEQFYNEKLVTQVLRVGVEVSAKKFVRMVGDNVKREAIEKAVRRVMEGEEAEQMRSRVKGLAELAKRAVEEGGSSCLDLNKLIEELTQHRSNSS; encoded by the coding sequence ATGGAAGAAACCAAAGCTCGTCAGCTTCATGTCTTCTTCTTCCCTTTCATGGCTCAAGGCCACACAATGCCAACCATGGACATGGCCAAGCTCTTCGCTTCACGAGGATTGAAAGCCACCATTGTTACCACCTCTTACTACGCACAAAACTTCTCTAAAACAATCGAGAAAAGCAGAGCCTTTTTGGGCACCCAAGTCGAAGTTCTTACAATTAAAATTCCCTGCAGCGAGGTCGGACTGCCTGAAGGGATAGAGAGCGTTCACATGGTCTCTTCGCCCGAAAATAGACTGAAATTCTTCGAAGCTTGCGGCAAGCTTCGACCCCAACTCGACCATCTTCTAAAACGACACCGTCCCGATTGCCTTGTGGCCGATACGTTCTTCCCTTGGGCCCCAAACGTGGCTGCCGAATCTGGGATCCCCACTCTTATATTCCATTCCACCGGTTACTTCTCCTTGTGCGCTTCTCTTTGCGTGTTTCTGTACAGACCCCAAACGAAGGTGTCCTCTGATTCCGAGCCTTTTATCATTCCCAATCTACCGGACCAGATCGAGCTCACGAGAGACAAACTACCCGTTGACTTTTTGAGAGAAGATTTGGAGACCGAGTTTTCTAGTTTGTACAAAGCGACTAGAAAAATGGAAATGGGGGGTAGCTATGGGGTTCTGGTGAACAGCTTCTACGAGCTGGAATCTGCTTATGTTGATCATTATAGGAAGGTTTTGGGGGTTAAGTCATGGCAAATAGGCCCGCTTTGCTTATACAACAAAAGGGCTCGTGAGGCTGAAAGCTCTGTTGACAGACACGAGTGCTTGAAATGGCTCGATTCCAAGACACCCAACTCGGTCATTTATATGAGTTTTGGAAGTGTAGCAAACTTCAACGATGAACAACTCATGGAGATCGCAACAGGGCTTGAGGCTTCTGGGAAACTGTTCATTTGGGTGGTGAAAAGGGAGAAAAAAGAAGGGGTTAAAGAAGAGTGGTTACCAGAAGGATTTGAGGGGAGAATGAAAGGAAGGGGACTCATAGTAAGAGGATGGGTACCACAAGTTTCGATTCTCGAACATGTAGCAGTCGGAGGATTCATGACACATTGTGGTTGGAATTCGACGCTTGAAGGAGTGTCTGCCGGGGTACCGATGGTCACATGGCCTATTGCAGCGGAGCAGTTTTACAATGAGAAGTTAGTGACTCAAGTACTCAGAGTTGGAGTAGAGGTTAGTGCAAAGAAATTTGTGAGAATGGTTGGGGACAATGTGAAGAGAGAAGCTATAGAGAAAGCTGTGAGGAGGGTTATGGAGGGAGAAGAGGCAGAGCAAATGAGAAGCAGAGTCAAGGGACTTGCAGAGTTGGCCAAGAGAGCTGTTGAAGAAGGTGGATCTTCTTGTTTGGATCTAAATAAGCTGATTGAAGAACTAACACAGCACCGCAGTAATTCAAGCTAG